GGACGCGCGCGCGTCTTCGAGGGCACCGGCGGCATCGCGCTCGTGGACTCCTTCCGGCGCGGCATCGTCGGCACCATGCCCGCGGCGGACCTCATTCGCGGCCTCGTCCCGCTCTGGCGCGCGCTGGAAGCCGGCGACACCGCGCGCGCCGACCGCATCCACGGCCCGCTCGCCGCGCTCATCTCGATGCAGACCAGCCTCGACGCCTTCCTCGCCGTGGAGAAACACCTGCTCGTCCGCCAGGGCATCTTCAAGAACACGCTTGTGCGCGGCCCCGTCGGCTTCCGCCTCGACGACGAAACCAAGCGTGAAGTGGAACGGTTGTTTGACCGGATGATTGAAGCGGCGGACTCAAATTCTTAGCCACGGATGAAACACGGATTGAACACCGATGAAGAACGCTCTGTCGGCCAGGCTTCGTCTTTTTTTTCCATCCGTGTTTTGTCTGTGTTCAATCCGTGGCTAAACCAAATCAGCCATGACCATTGACGTCCACTCGCACTACTGGCGGTTCCCGGCGGACTTCTCCGCCGACTTCATCCGGCAGGCGCAACGGGCGCGCGGCGGGCAACCGGTGGACTTGCGCGTCAGCTTCGAGGACTACGCGGCCAGCGCGCCGGCGGACACGCGCACCATCGTCTTCGGCGGCAAGGCGCGCCTGAGCGGCTTGC
The genomic region above belongs to Verrucomicrobiota bacterium and contains:
- a CDS encoding amidohydrolase, encoding MTIDVHSHYWRFPADFSADFIRQAQRARGGQPVDLRVSFEDYAASAPADTRTIVFGGKARLSGL